The Cohnella abietis genome has a segment encoding these proteins:
- a CDS encoding chemotaxis protein CheW, which produces MSNYVVVGLNSEKYALSISEVQEIIKVQPLTDVPCNKPYVKGVINLRGKIVPVIGLASRFGVAEALPSSSDRIVIVSSGEEDIGIWVDSVEQVALFEEILPPTDSGIGATQSFLSGLARLNDRLVSVLDLHSVLGLRGAVG; this is translated from the coding sequence ATGAGCAATTATGTCGTTGTTGGTCTAAATAGTGAGAAATATGCGCTTTCGATATCGGAAGTTCAGGAAATTATTAAAGTGCAGCCGTTAACAGATGTCCCTTGCAATAAGCCCTATGTCAAAGGGGTAATTAATCTCAGAGGTAAAATCGTTCCTGTTATAGGACTTGCATCTAGGTTTGGAGTAGCGGAAGCTTTGCCAAGCTCTTCTGATAGAATCGTTATCGTGAGTTCTGGTGAGGAGGATATTGGAATCTGGGTCGATTCAGTCGAGCAAGTCGCTTTGTTCGAGGAAATCCTTCCTCCTACTGACAGTGGCATAGGAGCTACCCAGAGCTTCCTGTCAGGCCTTGCAAGGTTAAATGACAGATTAGTTAGCGTACTGGATTTGCATTCCGTTCTTGGGCTGAGGGGAGCTGTGGGGTGA
- a CDS encoding methyl-accepting chemotaxis protein, which yields MKFNIRKKLLASFGIVIIFLILLNSVAIMRMQSLKTSISDFQDSWLPSLNTLSQMRADFVSLGASALIMKIETIDEVKDSMAKSLNNTMDRFNENMKKYNGLIVTPEEKAIFEEVEAQSNQYFAVIKQMIEEAKNPGAASNLDNVRNTMPLVQDTMSDMDKWIAFNVEGADKEVEHAFETNRVGIIILISFGILSLLVAVGLALLISEKIVRSVKSVLQVASKAAEGDLRQLAIVQSKDEVGVLAAAFNEMMSNLRKLIGQTVGSAQGVAAAAQEISATTEEIARGSTNQAESAQTISELVQEMSRAVAAVAANAGSVADLSERTKRGAEQGGEAIEASIHSMDRLSGQMGLLEQDSLKIGQIIEVINEIAEQTNLLALNAAIEAARAGDQGRGFAVVADEVRKLAERSGEATKQIASIIKGMQHNTDQSVKAVEEATTLSAQTGQTFESIVRMVGETASQVSEIAAASEQQAAQSEEVMRAIESIAAASQQSAAAAEETASSSQSLAHLSEQLNHNVSVFKV from the coding sequence GTGAAATTTAATATTCGGAAGAAACTATTAGCAAGCTTTGGTATTGTAATTATATTTCTTATCCTGCTTAATTCAGTAGCCATAATGCGGATGCAATCTTTGAAAACCTCTATATCGGATTTCCAAGATAGTTGGCTGCCTAGCCTTAATACGCTTTCCCAGATGCGTGCAGATTTTGTAAGCTTGGGTGCTTCTGCTCTAATCATGAAAATAGAAACGATCGATGAAGTAAAGGATTCGATGGCAAAATCGTTAAATAACACGATGGATCGCTTCAATGAAAACATGAAAAAGTACAACGGTCTAATTGTGACGCCAGAGGAGAAAGCAATATTCGAAGAGGTTGAGGCGCAGTCGAACCAATACTTTGCAGTTATTAAGCAGATGATTGAGGAGGCTAAAAATCCTGGAGCTGCAAGTAATTTGGATAATGTCAGAAATACAATGCCTTTGGTTCAGGATACGATGTCAGACATGGACAAATGGATTGCTTTTAACGTGGAAGGTGCGGATAAGGAAGTAGAGCATGCCTTTGAAACTAACCGGGTAGGTATTATTATTCTCATTTCATTCGGCATTCTATCTCTACTTGTTGCAGTAGGCTTGGCTCTACTCATTTCAGAGAAAATAGTTCGCTCTGTCAAATCTGTGCTGCAAGTAGCAAGCAAGGCTGCAGAAGGCGATCTGCGACAGCTTGCGATTGTTCAAAGTAAAGACGAAGTCGGCGTGCTGGCAGCTGCATTTAACGAAATGATGAGTAATCTACGGAAGCTGATCGGACAGACGGTTGGCTCAGCACAGGGAGTTGCAGCAGCTGCTCAGGAGATATCAGCAACAACTGAAGAAATTGCCAGAGGGAGTACAAACCAAGCGGAATCAGCCCAAACCATTAGTGAATTGGTGCAGGAGATGTCTCGTGCTGTTGCAGCTGTTGCTGCAAATGCGGGCTCAGTGGCCGATCTGTCGGAGAGAACTAAACGTGGGGCGGAGCAAGGTGGAGAAGCCATTGAAGCTTCTATACATAGCATGGACCGTTTGTCTGGTCAGATGGGGCTGCTTGAGCAAGATTCATTGAAGATCGGACAAATAATTGAAGTCATTAATGAAATTGCTGAACAGACGAATCTATTGGCCTTAAATGCAGCTATTGAAGCAGCTAGAGCTGGAGATCAGGGCAGAGGCTTTGCAGTTGTGGCAGACGAGGTTCGTAAGCTTGCGGAGCGTAGCGGTGAAGCGACGAAACAAATTGCCTCAATTATTAAGGGCATGCAGCATAATACGGATCAAAGCGTAAAAGCAGTGGAAGAGGCAACAACACTATCAGCCCAAACGGGACAAACCTTTGAGAGCATCGTTCGTATGGTTGGCGAGACAGCCAGTCAGGTATCGGAAATTGCTGCAGCCAGTGAGCAGCAAGCGGCGCAATCTGAAGAAGTGATGAGGGCGATAGAGTCCATAGCTGCTGCTAGTCAGCAATCAGCTGCGGCTGCGGAAGAGACAGCAAGCTCCTCACAATCTCTAGCCCATCTGTCGGAACAATTAAACCATAATGTGTCTGTGTTCAAGGTATAG